The sequence GCCAATCATTACAAAACTTAAGAGGCATgaccacactttgaccctaatACATTTATGCATCAATTGCATCACTATGTCGCAGCAACCCCTTCTGCTAATTGATCATTTCCTCCTctgagttttgattttttttcctttaaaacacCTTCAAATATTCTGCCCTCACATACCTTTCAACCTAGGCTTATGATTCTTAAATGGGTATGGATCATCACCAGACCTACAGAAAACCCTCTTGACATGTGCTGGGGCATGAGGGCCCATCAGTGCTACTTGCAGCCCCAGtttcttgttgttattgcacattaagaaTAGATCATATTCCACTGTTAAAGCCCTTTGTGTATCAAAGtatctactcagtactttgactacattttttaaagacttactttttagttttacttcaGTAGATTTATTGACCagcacttttacttctactcgagtaaattttaatcagagtaactACTTGAGTAAAATAATCTGACACTTTTTCTACCTCTGCTTAGGGGGCACCACCGAATTTCTGGAGATAcatggaaccataaaccagaaaaaaaggggatttgctttgctaacttctacTGGATGTGGGACAAAGTGGACAGATTTGAAGGTTATTACCAGAGCTGTTTCTTTCTACATGCGGACTAGGAAAATGCATAGGGGCCCTCAAGCCAAAAGGAGGGCACAAAGCAGAACATTCAGTCTCATCTGAAGAGAATTACAATTACCTGTCTTTATCCCTTATATGCTTAGAAATACATGGAgtcagggcttgacatttacacctgcCAACTAACGATAGATTTCATCTGTGGCAGGTAAAAGGGTGACCTTAACTAAGGAGAATAAAGGAGTCCAGACGTCCGACACTCAACGTGGTGAAGATTTATCAAGGTAAGAATCAGAGATACAAAATTTtcagtaaaatgaaaaataaaaagataactTTTTTACATGAGTAAAACTATAAACTGGTAATTTAACTTCCACCTGGATAAGTTATAACTGAAGTAACTTTTCTTTAACTTGAGTAtaattttgccccctttctgtttccttttttttttctcttgcatatttatcacacttaaatgtttctgatcatcaagCCAATTTTTATATCTATCTAGTAGTAAGATctatctagttttagtctttgacacatccatactgactggcaccgacacccaagtctggggagagtaaaattgcctgaactgattggttaagacttcacacagtggcagttttaggtcttgagttgtatttaaacatcatcatttagtaaataaaaagataagtgaagagtagcctgtttgaatatgtttttaaaaatgtatgactgtcactcagccccgacatctacAAGATTAACAcgaaaactaataaaaaactaaattaaaacaaagccTTTCTGCATAATAAAAACTCAACTAAActgacaaaccagcagtcaaagctaataaaaactaaactgaaatcgaacacagaaagtgaaaacgacaTAGAAAGAATGACAAATCCAAAACTATTGTAACCTTGATTAGGAGTCTCTCCATCGCAAAACACGATCTTGCGTAGGACTCCAACAAACATAGAAACGGCCCTGGTCACTACAGAGTCGACTCTTAAAGCTAGGACTTCTCTGCACAGATCCTGTTAATGCTCCGCAAATATAGCGTTTAATTAGAAAAGATGTGCACGATAATGACGGCAAAAGGCTGTAAACTTTCTCGTCTAACAAAAGTCCTATTTGTTGTCAGGAGCTAACTGTGGCTAACACTGTGCTGTGCGGATGTGAAGTTAGCTAAAGGCTCATCTCTCCGAAACATTCACAATTTtacagaagaagaaggaaaacaaacctgaaagatCCTGAAACCCGGACATTTTACAAACACCCAAGAGCCAACTCTGAACACTTTATTGGGATTAATCTTCTACAGGCCGCTGGATCATCCGACCACACGACATCGGCGCTCGGCAGGAAAGAACCTTCAGGGCCCGGAAACAAAATGTCCAACCATgtgaccttcaaaataaaggtactcCTTCAAATTTACTGTTCTACTCCTTCTTAGGCAAGTTCTTCTTTCTTGGTCTCTAATCTATAAACATAAGTTCTCACCTCACAGGTACCTTACTTGGAATAACAGagacattttatttcagaatacATCACCTTTTCTGGAAAGATGGGTTCAGAACAACATTCTTGTGAGTCAGCTGCTTAATGGAGAGGGACTTTTGCTTTCTTATAGAGAATTTTTATCTACATATAAATTTCCAGGCATCCCTAAGGAATTTGCTATACTGTTTGGCGCTATCCCTTCTGGTTCTTTAATGCTTTTTAGGAATCTTTCTAATCTTCCACTCCCTTCATTCTCTTTTCCTGACTCAACTGACTCACCTATAGGAAAGATCTGTTTTTCTCCACTTTCTCATAATAACAAAAGACATTTACGTGCTTTACTTCAGAAAGATGTTTCACATGTAATATCTTATTGGAATAGTTTTGTGAATGACATTGACTGGAACAAGGTTTGGATGATTCCACATAAGTACCTCATTACTAATAAGGTGAAGGAAGAATCCTTCAGAATTAATCATAAATACTCTCCTGCCAATCACTAAATGGACAAATTCAAGAGAGACATAAATAAGGACTGTTCTTTCTGTGAGGACCACCCAGAGACGGTGTTACATCCATTCTGGCATTGTCCACACCAAAAAACTATGGAAGGACTTCATCAGATTTATCATCCATCATGTTTTCAAAGACTGCTTTGTTGTGGGAAAATGttgtattgtgtttttaaagaaggacaaagaaagagagaaaacatattttttcttataaacTTGTTACTTATTTTGCCCAAATTTTTCATCCTCAAGTGCAAATatagtgacaaaaaaaacaaatgtgtcttTTTTCTCAAAGACATTGAACAATATATACAGCTAATAGACAAATCTGACAACAAAAAAGTTATCAAAACCCTGAACAGAGTTATGGACGAatgtattggcacccctggaattacACCTTGAAAAATACACCTTTCTCCCAGAAAtagttgcaattacaaatgtttttggtattcatgtgtttattgcctttatgtgcattggaacaacacaaaaaatccgaagaaaaaagacaaaattgacataattttacacaaaactcaaaaaatgtatgtagttaattgtgattaactgcaCCCTTAttagcacatttttaaattccacttttttgcattcagaactgtttttgtgttgtttgtatgtttctactgttttaaaatgatacttCAACATCTGGCAAATACGCCCATTGCTATAATCCCTCttgtcttactaataggttcgttacctttagttgtcggtgcaagctatttttagatagGCGCTGCTgagttaggagctgctctgccaacacaATGGATACTTCTGGTATcttggctttccctcatcaaactcatcaaatacacaatcaaacaactccaaaacgctctcgtgtacaagttgtgacctgcacagttaccacactatgaaataatcatggaacattaccaGACGGAgaagttttaaagttaaatgcaaagccggaacacACGACTGgtagacatggctgctgcactgtgtcactctgcccagtggtttactcaagaaatagttcagagtatttgcttcatgtgtcgtaatgttacataattatacgtcaTTATTTCATgacgtggtgaatgtgcaggtcacaacttgtccacgagagcgttttggagttgttggattgtgtattgaatgagtttgatgagggaaagcctgGATACCATAACAATCTATtgcgttggcagagcagctctgaACTCAGCAGCGCTGCTCTAAAAATAgtttgcactgacaactaaaggtaacgaacctattagtaagactatagggattacagcaatgggcgaatttgccaaaatgttgaagtgtccCTTAAATGTTTAGACTCTGAGGTGAACCAGCTGATCAGCTCATTTTCAGTTCCTGACATCAATCAGCTAGGAAGTGAAGGATTTCTCATTCACTAAGTTGTGCCCCCTCTGTCTGCCTCGCATCTCTCTCTCAATTCCTCCCTGGAAAGAGCTATGACGCAAGGAACAGAGGAAGAAAGGATTCTAAAATGGgaaatctaaaaaataatttaagaaataatagATCAACTTTAAATGCAGTTTTGTGGTTAATGTGACTTAGATGTAGTTACCagtttgaattgaattgaatttattCAAGGATAACCCCTTGAGATGCAGGATCTCATTTTCAAGGGGGTCCCAAAAAACAgatacaacataaacaacacaaacagaaaatacaTGTTGCCCACTGGAGGGAGTATCCCCGACTTGATCAAGCATTGCAACTGAAATACGTTCAATGGATTTATCAAAAGACAATGACAGAGGTGTAAAAGTACCAAATGActgcactcaagtaaaaatacagttactttaattaaaatttacttgagtagaaataaatcatttctACCCTGTGTGGACAACCAAGTGTTCATTCAGCTTCCCCTGTTGGGAAAATCCTTTCTCAAGAATTGAGCAACTCTATGGTATCTCCCCTGAGTGGATATTCTTCATGTGCTGCTTAAGAGACCCTTTGCGAGCAAgtcttttaccacaaactgaacagctaAAAGACTTCTCTCCAGTGTGGCTAATCAAGTGGTCATTGAGATATCTCTGTGTGGAAAACTCTTTCTTACAAACTGAGCAACTAAAaagtttctcccctgtgtgtaAATTCATGTGCAGCTTCAGgcttcttttttgaaaaaatcttttaccacaaagTGAACAGCTAAaaggtttctcccctgtgtgggAAAGCAAATGTGCCTTCAGCGGTCCCTGTTGGTTGTATCTTTTATGACAAACTGTACAGCTGAATGGTTTGTCCCCTGTGTGGATACTCATGTGCAACTTCAGACTTCCTTTACGAGTAAATCTGTTACCACAAACCGAacaactaaatggtttctccccaGTGTGGGTAATCAAGTGTTCATGTAGATGTCCCTGATTGGAAAACATTTTGTTACAAAATGAgcattgtttgttttctgtgtggACATTCATGTGTTGCTTCAAAAGGTGTTGGCGAGAATATTTCTTCTGACAAACTGAACAGCTAAAAGGTTTTTCCTGTGTGTGAAAAGTCAAGTGGGTTTGCAGATTTTTCCGATAGGAAAATTTTTTACCACATACTGAACAGCTAAATGGTctctcccctgtgtggacaaCCAAGTGTTCCTTCAGCTTTCCCTCTTGGGAAAATCCTTTCTTACAAACTGAGCAGTTATATGGTgtctcccctgtgtggacatTCATGTGGTTCTTCAGACTTTCTTTGTAAGAAAATGTTCTACCACAAACTAAACAGCTAAATTGCTTCTCCAATGTGTGAACTCTCTTGTGCGTCAGAAGTGTCCgtttcaatctaaaaaatttcTTACAAACTGAACAATAGAATGGCTTGTCCCCAGTATGGAGAGTCAAGTGGGTCTTCAGATGTTCTTGGCGGGAAAATCCTTTACCACAAACTGAGCAGCTAACAGGTTTCTCCCTTGAATGGATATTCATGTGCTGATTCAGCTTTTTCTTCTCAGTAAATCCTTTCTTACAAACTGAacagctaaatggtttctcccctgtatGGATTCTGTTGTGCGTCACCAACAAATACTTGAAACGAAAACATTTTCCACAAATTGAACAACTAAATGGTTGCTCTCCTGTATGGATTCTGTTGTGCACCACCAACAAATATTTGAAACGAAAACATTTTCCACAAGTTGAacaactaaatggtttctctcctgtatgGTCTCTGTTGTGCGCCACCAACAAATATTTGAAACGAAAACCTTTTCCACAAATTGAacaactaaatggtttctcccctgtatGAACAGTCAAGTGTTTCTTCAGATGTCCTTGACGaaaaaatcttttaccacaaactgagcAACCAAATTGTCGCTCCCCTGTGTGGATACTCAAGTGGGTCTTCAGATTTCCTTTAAAggaaaatcttttaccacaaactgtACAACcaaatggtttctcccctgcGTGGGCTCCTTTGTGTTTCTCTACTTGTTTCTTCTGTCCAACGCTTGCTGCAGAAAGAATCACTGATGGCTTTCCATGGGCAAATGTCATATCACATACAGCTGTGTGGTTGTTTTGCAGAGGCTCTAAACCTTTCGGAGTTTCATCACTCTCCTCCCAATCAGCACCGTCATCAGTCTTGGATCCAGAAGGGTCTAAAGCTGTGCCAGAAGTAACTGGCTGTAAATGACTGTCAGCTCCTGATCCCCCACAGTCATCAACATCAGATTCGGTTTTCAAATTCTCTGTGACTCTGTTCTcttcactttgtttctcatcaaGCTGTGAGGACTGAGGTTTCTCTCCATCCTCTTCGTCACccttcacagacacagaagggAATGTGAACATGCTGATACCAGCCTCCCCTGGTTCTTgaagctgctctctctcctgactgatccacagttcctcctgttcctccttaATGTCTGCTGGTTCAGGAGACTCctcctgtttcagactggagctctTCTCTTGCAGCTCAGGGAGAGCCTCTTTTTTGATCACCATCAGCTGTTGGACATCTGTGGAGACAAATAAAGGATACAACTTTATGATTAATGTTATTTTCTGTTCACATAGAATCACTGATTGCTCTTCTTTATCACACACTTTGTACATTTGTAGATTTTTGGAAGACATTCCATTCTTTATGTCATCACATTCAGTCATTATAAAAGAGGCAACACATCAGTTCTGGGTTCCTGCTTGGCTTGCAACATTACATTGATATTCTAAGTGATGATGTAGTTTGTTTTAGAGACAGAGATTCTATCACAAAGAAATTTGACCTGCTCTGTGGACACCtaattttaagttttgtatTACAGCTTAATAGCAAACACATCAGCAGACAAGCAGCTCTTGATTTTCCTTGTATGACCAAGTTATAATCAAGAAAATCTTCATCACTAACAGCTCTTTCCTTATTACAAGAAGAAAGTGACATATGTTCAGGTGTCAAACCTTCTTTTAGGGGAAAAAGGATCTCTTACAGTAGTATACCAGACAATACTGTCCACATTAGTTGCTGAAAAGTGGCAGAGGCTTTACACACACCAAATTCCATGATGGTGTACTGAAGAAAATTGTAAGACAGACAAAAGCAGAGATGTCAGATAATCTCTGGGTCAATGGCACTTGTCACTATCCTTTAAGCAAGTCCAATTGGGTCACAAAACgtgctgttctcagattttcctctcatgGTGTCATGTGGGGAGTCAGCACTGCCCCCCGTTTCGGTTGCCAACTACAGTGCAAAACTACACAGAGGTAGGACTAGTTTGATCCCCCCTTAAACTACTAATGTAGCACACAAAATTCACCCATCCAAATTACCACAAATGTAACCTGCTGGTATACAAATAGCAAAGCTAGGCTAGCCACAAACTCAGGGAGAATTAGCCTACACATAAAGACAAGCTACAGACTTTCACCTGACCCCACAAAAATTGCCCAATACAAGCACTGTATAACATACAAGTTAGGATTTAGAAAACACAATCAATAATATcccccaaaaaagaaaagtacCTACACAAATGCACctaacatacataaaacatctCTCATTGAGTACAGGTAACACACCACTGAGTGTACAGAAAATACAGAAACTACTCCTGGTATCTACCCAAACTTGACTTTCCCTTACTGATTGGCATGCCGGGCTCGAGGCATCACCAGACTCAGAGTACTGCAGAAGGCCACTGACTCAACCAACTACAATAAACTGAATCCAGCACACCCCCTCCCAAATATTACCATCAAACATGTAAAAGGaatgaaaataacaaatgaGAGAAGTCCGAAGTCAGCCCAGCAAGACGCTCTTAACTAAACCAGGGGGAATTACTTCTAGCTTGGTTTCCCATACAATTAGACAATGTGCTCCACAAGTACTCACCAAAAGAAGACTCCAAGCAGAAACTGCCTAGGTGCTTGTACATCACATCTCCAAACTAATAGATAACCTGAGCAAACTAAACAAATCTAGGAGCAAAACTAATCCAGGTCCAACCACGAGCCCCGACTATTATGTTACGGCTGGCTCAAAGGCTACACATTCTAATGGAACCCACACACAGAGGgattaaaacataataaaactttATTCTAAGATTTAAACAGTAGATAACTGAACGAAACCTGAGAACACACAAATGAGGTGATGCTGCTGCAAGTGGGGGGAGAGAGTGAGCTGGTCAGCAGATCCTGCCTAAACAGACTCTGGGTCATTAACCACATGAGCAGACAAGCAGGTGAAGTCAGCAGTCACCAAAggaagcacaaaaataaaacaggaaacactcaTGTAACAACTGATCAAGCAAAgcattttgaatacattttaaataacttacttttacttgagaagGTTTAAAGACTAGTGGTTTAACTTAGATTCGAGTATATTTTAATCAGAGTAATTGCTTTTTTACTTGTGTACAATAGTCTGATACCTTTCTCGCTCATTTTAGGAGAGGatcggaaccataaaccagaaaaagggAATTTACTTTGATAACTTCTCCTAGGTGTGGGACAAAGTGGACAGATTGATAGTTTCTACAGAGATAATATTAGAGTCGACCATTAAAGTAAGGATATTCATGCACTGATCTTGTAAATGCTCAACAGCTACGGCGTTTACACAAAGGTTCTACTGTTGTTAGGAGCTAGCGGTGGCTAACACTGCGCTATGTGAATGTAAAGTTAGCTAAAGGCTAAACTCACTGAACATTTACAGGAAACAATTTCTGGGAAGAAGAAATAAAACGAACCTGAACGATCCTGAAGCTCAGACATTTTACAAATATCCAAGAGCCAACGATAAATGAGAAACGTAGTGATGCCACGTGCTGTGCCGATGCTTCGAAGCGTTCGTTGAGTAATCCAGGAAGTGTCGTCGTCgtcgtcttcttcttcttctacttgtGGTTTAATGGCGGGTGGCAATCCAGGGAGTGTTTCCTGGACACGCCTACCGAGGCTTGGGGTCAgttcaaaaagttttaaaaaaccctcctaagtcctttcctatccacttttccttaacccccGGTGAAAAGCGTCACAGTGTCAAGGAAAGGTGGAGTGAGAAGACAGGAAAGGAGAACAACAGTGTTTATGGAATCCGACCGCACTTTCCCTAGGCGGATGTTCCGGACGTGACGCgttttatttgtgtaaaaactacaaattCAGCATCGATGGACTACAAAGTTGGCATCTTCCACTCGGTGCattttctgtgtagttttttgCGGTGAATGAAACGTGATAAATATGAGCTAAATTAAGTTTTTATATCCTAAAGTCTCTTCCGGTGGAACAAGAAGgaccttaaaacacacatttggaacaggcAAGCGAGTGTGCGTGATTATAGTAAGATTGTGTTATATATACTGCAGCGGCAGAAATCAAAATGGGACTGGCACTGACAACAACTTGTACAACTTTTAAACCAGCACCATCTAATGTGCTATCAAATTATCATATGATCAtgatatatctttaaaaaaaagtaacaatatgataaaataatattCATCATATGATATTGTGACACCCACAAATGTGTTGTCACAATTGTAAAATATATGTTAATTTATGGGTAAAGGTCGAATTTTAATGCTTTCTTGTGGTTAATGTGACTTAGATGTAGTTACTAGTTTGCACCACTAGAGGGAGTATCCCTAGCTTGATCATTTAATCCAAGCATTGCAACTGAAATATGTTCAATGGATTTATCAAAAGACAATGACAGAGGTATAACAGTACCAAATGAAtgcactcaagtaaaaatacagttactctgattaaaatgtacttgagtagaagtaaaacCACTGGAATTAAAACCTATTcaagtaaaagtcaaaagtaagtcatttaaatgtaatcaaagtactgagtagataCTTTTGATACACAAGAGGCTTTAGCAGTGGAAAATGATctgtccttaatgtgcaataacaagaaactagggctgcaagcagcactgaatgCCTCCCTGCACCCCAACACATGTCAAGAGGGTTTTATGTAGGTCTGGGAAAGATCCATATGTAGATCAGTTCTTGATGCCCATAGTAATGTAGGGATTGTTTCAGgataaaccagtggttctcaaccttggggttgggaccccatttggggtcatgagacactgacagggggtctccagataactaaaaaaaaagaaaaaaaaactatgaatattttttaaattacactgttgcccttttacaccaattttatcgtactttttcatcactttttaacaccattttgtcaattttaacacatatttgccacttgaagcccatttttgtccattttaaaccctttccaacaattttttctgcctgtttttcacTTATAAgtcaattcttgccactttatgcctgtttttgcctcattattgccactattaaccactttttacaaccctttttgcccattttaaccccagtTATCCcatgttttcaaattttcatcCGTTCACTTAATTACcctcaattttttgcacttaaaagccattaCAGCCACTTTGTAATTGTTTTACCACTTGTTGTGCCAATTCTTgccagtttaaacattttttggttgtttttttggccacttttgtctaatttttgccacttttaacccatttttgttctttaaaaaatccaGTGTCAAcatattttctgccattttttgccattaatcacaaatttaagcaacttttcacacatttttaatgttttcaacaaaatgtatttttatttatagaaggccatttactacacaaatgaatagaaAGAGATATAGataacctccccctttatccctccttatggacagtcttgtctccacatgactattctagaatgtttatgtctgtgttcaaccatcttcaggtacagtggggatccccagtctctggcacctttattttggggatcccggactgaaaaggttgagaacccctgggaTAAACTCTCGTTGCCTTTTGGGGTATCACCACATCAATAAAAATGGTCACATATTATAACATCTGAGGAAATCTTCAAATCAGACTAATTCTTAACATCCATGTGTGTAGCACCTGTTGCAAACCTGAGCAGATTTCAACAGTTGTTAAATTCACCAATTAATATCTTCAGAACAGGTGGTAAAGAGTCTGAATTATCAGCTCTGGCTGTTGTTACTCAGACCAGAATGGCCAATAATTCATTTGAGCCACTGCTGAGGAAGATTAATCTAGTTTGCTAACTGTCTTCATAAAGCTGCATGCCCTGCCTTTATCCTCCAACGCTGCACCTAAACTAAGCAGCTGGAGTTCAGATACTAACTTCAGTCATGACTGTTATCTGCAGCCTTTCTTCCAATGGATTTTGGCTTTTGGTGTTATTGCTACAATGAAATACAGAGCTGATGACAGTAAAACTCAGCAAGTTCAATTTGGAGGCCAGAACAACCAATAGGGACCAAGTACAAAATGTTAGCACATAATATCTCAAAAcaacattgtcttaaaaagataaaaatgaaaccaCTTCATCTTTATCAGCaggatttaatgttttttttttcttttttggcagATTTAGCAAGGCACTGCAAGCATAATAAGTACACTGAtggttataataaaaaaatatgcacaaagatagtttaaatatttcagtaaaaacatgattaaaaggGAGAACCTAACTTTGCCTTTTCATTCACAAAAGAGGATCCCGTTTAAAAGAATCTTACAGACTTGAGCCCTCCCAGACCCTTTGTTTGAGGGAACAACTTTGAAGCTGTCTGATTGGTACAATTATCCATTAACATTAATGTAAAACATTCAGTTTGGATGCAGCCAAATTATTGTTTAAACtgcaaatcagaaaaaaaaaaacaaaaaaaaacatgatgtacCCATAACTCAGATTTCCAAGGAGTGGGCTTTTGCATTACTATAAATGATCAGTTTTGGATCTTAGTTTCTATCAGATTTCGTTGCTACCTAAATAATAATACATATCATGCATGCTGTGTAAACAGATATTGCTATTAGCTTGATCACAGTGTCTCAATAGTTGCTCTTTTTCACAGCAGGGGTTGGAGTATTGTGTATTGGACTCGGGTACATCACTGGCAATTTTAAAACAATCAGAGACTGTGAAGCCAAACAATGAAACTGCGTATTtcctgtgtggacagccaagtGTTCATTAAGATGTCCCTGCTGGGAAAACCTTTCACTACAAATTGAACAGCTAAATGGTTTCTTTTCTGCGTGGACTTTCATGTGTTGCTTCAGATTTCTGTTTTGAGCAAAGgttttaccacaaactgaacaatTGCATGGTTTCTTCTCTGTGTGGACTTTCATGTGTCGATTTAGACTTCCGTTGTGACTAAAGgttttaccacaaactgaacagctacatggtttctcccctgtgtggataCTCATGTGCAGCTTCAGACCTCCTTTACGagtaaatcttttaccacaaacggaacagctaaatggtttctccccaGTGTGGCTCATCAAGTGGTCATTCAGATGTCCCTGAGTAGAAAATACTTTGTTACAAAATGAGCAACTAAATCGTTTCTCATCTGTGTGGACATTCATGTGTTGCTTCAGACTGTGTTTGCTTGAATATTTTCTCTGACAGACTGAACAGCTAAATGGTTCCCCCCGTGTGTGAAAAGTCATGTGGGTTTTTGATAGGAAAATTTTTTATCACACACTGAacagctaaatggtttctcctTAGTGTGGACAACCAAGTGTTCCTTCAGCTTTCTCTCTTGGAAAAATCCTTTCTTACAAACTGAACAGTTATATGGTgtctcccctgtgtggacatCCATGTGGTGCTTCAGATTTTCCTCGTCAGAAAATC comes from Cheilinus undulatus linkage group 16, ASM1832078v1, whole genome shotgun sequence and encodes:
- the LOC121523536 gene encoding oocyte zinc finger protein XlCOF6-like; translated protein: MSELQDRSDVQQLMVIKKEALPELQEKSSSLKQEESPEPADIKEEQEELWISQEREQLQEPGEAGISMFTFPSVSVKGDEEDGEKPQSSQLDEKQSEENRVTENLKTESDVDDCGGSGADSHLQPVTSGTALDPSGSKTDDGADWEESDETPKGLEPLQNNHTAVCDMTFAHGKPSVILSAASVGQKKQVEKHKGAHAGEKPFGCTVCGKRFSFKGNLKTHLSIHTGERQFGCSVCGKRFFRQGHLKKHLTVHTGEKPFSCSICGKGFRFKYLLVAHNRDHTGEKPFSCSTCGKCFRFKYLLVVHNRIHTGEQPFSCSICGKCFRFKYLLVTHNRIHTGEKPFSCSVCKKGFTEKKKLNQHMNIHSREKPVSCSVCGKGFSRQEHLKTHLTLHTGDKPFYCSVCKKFFRLKRTLLTHKRVHTLEKQFSCLVCGRTFSYKESLKNHMNVHTGETPYNCSVCKKGFSQEGKLKEHLVVHTGERPFSCSVCGKKFSYRKNLQTHLTFHTQEKPFSCSVCQKKYSRQHLLKQHMNVHTENKQCSFCNKMFSNQGHLHEHLITHTGEKPFSCSVCGNRFTRKGSLKLHMSIHTGDKPFSCTVCHKRYNQQGPLKAHLLSHTGEKPFSCSLCGKRFFQKRSLKLHMNLHTGEKLFSCSVCKKEFSTQRYLNDHLISHTGEKSFSCSVCGKRLARKGSLKQHMKNIHSGEIP